Below is a genomic region from Billgrantia tianxiuensis.
CGGGGAACGGACCGCAGCCACCAGCGCCTTCGGTGTCGGCCGGTGTCTCTTTGAGACCCGTGAGGGCGTGGCGGTTGCCACCGAGAGCGGCAGCCTGCCGCCGCGCTGTGCCGCGGCCTGGCTGAAGCGCGTACCAGGCGACGAGGAGCTTTGCGCATGAGTGAGGAGGGTCTGGAACAGTTGGCCATTGCTGCCGGCCTGATCGTCGAATGGGAAGACAGCGAGGGCCGCCGCCACCGGCTCAGCGACGCCGCCCAGCGCGACCTGCTGGGCCGGCTCGGCCACCCGGCCGATAGCGCAGTCGAGATTGCGGCAAGCCTGGAACGGCTGCGGCCTCCCGCCTCGCCGCAGGAGTGGCCACCACTGATTACCGCCGAGCAGGGTGCAAGTACCCCACTGCCGTCGCCGCTTTCTCGCGGGACCCGCTACCGGCTCGTGCTGGAAAGCGGCGAGCACCGGGAAGGTACGCTTGGCGACGATCACGGAGTATTGCCCGCCGTCGACGAGCCCGGCTACCACCGCCTGCAGATCGCCGCTGCCGAGCTGACCCTGGCCGTGGCCCCGCCGCGCTGCTTTACCCTGGCGGATGCCTGCGCCGGCGAATCGCCACGCCTGTGGGGATTGGCGGCCCAGCTCTACGCCCTGCGCCGGCCTGGCGACGGCGGCCTCGGCGACACCCTGGCGCTGGAGCAACTGGCGTGCCACGCCGCCGAATCCGGTGCCGCCGCGCTAGCCGTGAGCCCGGTGCACGCCATGTTCAGCGCCGATGTGAACCACTACAGCCCCTACTCGCCCTCGAGCCGCCTGCACTACCACGCCCTGCATGCCGCCCCGGAGGCACTGTTCAGTGAAGCAGCCGTGGCGGCGGCCATCGAGCGCAGCGGTCTGGGCGAGACACGGGCTCAGCTCGAAGCGCAGGAGCTGATCGACTGGCCCCGTGCGGCGCGCACCAAGCTTACCTGGTTGCGCGCGCTGCATGACGATGTGATGCAGCGCGAAGACGCCGAGGCACGGCGCGCCCGCCAGGCCCTGGCAACCTTTCGTGAACGGGGCGGTGCCATGCTCGAGGCGCACTGCCGCTTCGAGGCCCTGCAGCAGGTGCGAGGAGAACGCGACTGGCGCCAGTGGCCAGCGGCGCTGCGTGACCCGGCAAGTCCCGGGGTGACCCGCTTCGCCGAGGAGCACACCCACGAGGTCGGCTTCCATGCCTTTCTGCAGTGGCTGGCAAGCGAGGGGCTGGCCCGTGCCCAGGCCACGGCCCGTGAGGCCGGCATGCCGATCGGGCTGATCGCCGACCTCGCCGTGGGGGCCGACGCGGCCGGCAGCCAGGCCTGGAGCCGCCAGACCGAGATGCTGGAGGGCCTGTCGATCGGTGCGCCGCCGGATGCCTTCAACGTGCACGGCCAGGACTGGGGGCTCGCGCCCTTCTCTCCCCAGGGCCTGGTGCGTGGAGGCTTCGCCGGATTCATCGACATGCTGCGGGCCGGCTTCGCCCATGCCGGCGGGTTGCGCATCGATCATGTACTTGGCCTGATGCGCCTGTGGCTGGTGCCCCACGGCGCATCCCCCGATGAAGGCGGCTACGTGCGCTATCCGCTCGACGCCCTGCTGCGCCTGGTCGCGCTGGAATCCTGGCGGCACCGCGCCGTCGTCATCGGCGAGGACCTGGGTACCGTCGCCCCCGGCTTTCGCGAGCGCCTGGCACGCCACGGCATTCTCGGCATGCGAGTGCTGTGGTTCGAACGCGACGACGACGGCGGCTTCCTGGCGCCGGGGCAGTGGTCGCGGCATGCCGTTGCCACCAGCTCGACCCACGACCTGCCGACGCTGGCCGGCTGGTGGGCGGGGTGCGATATCGAATGGCGCGATCGCCTCGGCCTGCTCGGTGAAAACCAAGATGTCGACAGCGAACACGCCGAGCGCCGCATCGAACGGACGCGACTGGCTCGGGCGCTGCGCTTGGTCGATGACCACGTGCCGGAGGCGCCTCTCGACGCCGCTGCCCTGCCCGCCTCCAAGGTGCTCGATGCCTGCGCCCGCCGCCTTGGCTTAACCCCGGCGCCACTCACCCTGCTGCCATTGGAGGATGCCCTGGGCCTCGAGGAGCAGGCCAACCTGCCGGGTACCCTCGACGAACATCCCAACTGGCGGCGCCGCCTGCCGGACGACGCCGAGCGCCTGCTCACCTCGCCGGAGACGCTGTGCCGCCTGAAGGCACTGGCCGAGGCGCGCCGGGAAGCCGCCCACGGCGACGCGAGAGGGGGTTTCGATGAGTGAGATTCGTGCCACGGTACGCCTGCAGTTCCATCGTGGCTTCACCCTCGACGATGCCGCCGAGTGGGTGAGCTACTATGCCAGGCTCGGCATCAGCCATGTCTATGCCTCGCCGCTACAGATGTCACGCGCGGGCTCGCCCCATGGCTACGACGGCATCGACCCCACCCGCATTGACCCCGAACTCGGCGGTGAAGCAGCGCTAGAGCGCCTGGTCGAGTGCCTGCGCGAGCATGACATGGGACTGATCCTCGATATCGTGCCCAACCACGTGGCGGTAGGCGGCTCACAGAATTCTTGGTGGCAGGATGTACTGGCCTGGGGCCAGGCGAGTCCCTGCGCCGGTTTTTTCGATATCGACTGGCACTCGCCCGATCCACTGCTCACCGGCAAGCTGCTGCTGCCTTTCCTCGGCACGCCCTACGCCGACGCCCTGCACGGCGGTGACCTGGTGTTGCGCCACGAGCCCGAAGCGATGGATTTCCATATCGCTTACCACGAACATCGTTTCCCCATCGACCCTCGCCGCTATGGCGACATCCTGCGTCTGGCCGAGCACGAAGCGTTGTGGGACCTGGCGCCACGCTTCGATGCCCTGCAACAGCGCGATGACGCCTATACCGCCGTGGCCGAGTGTCGCCACGAACTGCGCCAGGCATTGGCGAACCCGACCGCCGGGCAGGCACTACAGCGAGCCCTGGTGCTGTTCGACGGTAGCACTCGCGGCGGCGCCATTCGCCTGCACGATCTGCTGGAGCAGCAGGCCTATCGCCTGGCCTGGTGGCGTACGGGAGCCGACGAGATCAATTGGCGGCGCTTCTTCGACATCACCGAGCTCGGCGGGCTACGCATCGAACGACCCGAGGTGTTCGAGGCCGTGCACGCCCTGCCCCTGCGCCTGGTGGAGCAGGGCTGGGTCGATGGCCTGCGCGTGGACCACGTCGACGGCCTGGCCGATCCGCGCGGCTACTGCCGCCGCCTGCGGGCCCGCCTGGGCGAGTGCCAGAAGCGGCGGCCGCCGCAAGCGGTGCGCCACGTGGCGATTTTCGTCGAGAAGATTCTTGCCGCCGACGAGACCCTGCATCGCGACTGGGGCGTCGACGGCACCACCGGCTACGAGCTGATGAACGCCATTTCCGCCCTGCAGCACGACCCGGCAGGCGCCGAGCCGCTGGGTGATCTATGGCGCGTCGTCAGCGGTCGGGAGGAGGACTTCCTAGCCGAGGTACGTCTGGCCCGCCGCGAGGTACTCGCCAGCCTGCTAGCCAGCGAGTTCGAAGCCTGTGCCCACGCCCTGCATGCCGTGGCCCGCCACTCCCTGGCCACCCGCGACGTCACTCTGGCGGCAGTGCGCCGGGCACTGACGGCGCTGGTCGTGCATTTCCCGGTCTACCGCACCTACGCCGACGACGGCGGCCGCCCCGAACTAGACGCGCCCTTCTTCGACCAGGCCATGGCCGGCGCTCGCGGCGAGCTGAGTCCGCCCGATGCCGAGGTACTGGAGTGGCTGGAACGCTGGCTGGGCGGCGAGGCACCCGCCGACGCCGAGGGTGCCGAGGAGCGCTGGCTGCGTCAACGTGCCATCGTGCGTTTCCAGCAGCTCACCTCGCCGGTGGCCGCCAAGGCCGTGGAAGACACCGCCGGCTATCGCAGCGCGGCACTGATCTCGCGCAACGACGTGGGCTTCGACGGCGAGCACTTCAGTCACTCGACGCGCTGGTTCCACGAGGCCAACGCCTGGCGTGCGCGCCACTTTCCCCACGGCCTGGTCGCCACGGCCACCCACGATCACAAGCGCGGCGAAGACGTGCGTGCCCGCCTGGCCGCGCTGAGCGAGAACGCCGACGGCTTCGCCCCCCGCGTGGAGCGCTGGCGCAACCTGGCCGCCCCGTTGCGCCACTCGCTTCCCACCGGGCCCGCTCCCGCCCCCGGCGACGAGTTGATCCTCTACCAGGTCCTGCTCGGCGCCTGGCCGCCGACGCTCCGTAGCGACGACACCAAGGCCATGCGCCGCTTTGCCGAGCGCCTCGCCCAGTGGCAGCAGAAGGCCTTGCGCGAGGCCAAGCTGCGCACGCATTGGCTGTGGCCTGACGAAGCCTACGAGCATGCCTGCCGCACCTATCTGGAGGGGCTACTGACGTCCCCCGAGCTGTGCCGGGGGCTCGAAGAGGCAGCCCGCGAGCTGGACCTGCCAGGCGCGCTAAACGGCCTGGTCCAGACGACACTGCGCCTGACCGTTCCCGGCATCCCCGACCTTTATCAGGGCTGCGAGTTCTGGGACTACAGCCTGGTCGATCCCGACAATCGCCGCCCGGTCGACCATGGCGCACGTCAGGCCGCACTCACCGAGACCCCGATCCCATGGCGGCATTGACCCACTGGCAGGACGGTCGCGTCAAACAGACCCTGATCGCCCGCCTGCTGGCGCTGCGCCACGCCCACCGAGATCTCTTCACGCATGGCGATTACCGCGCCTTGCCGGTCGAGGGCGAGCACGACGACAGGCTCGTGGCCTTCCTGCGCCAGCATGGCAACCAGCAACTGCTGGTGGTAGTACCACGCCTGGCCGCCGGGCTGCTGTCAGGCGCCGAATGCCCCTTGGTACCGTCGTCGTACTGGGGCGATACCCGGGTGCGGATCCCTGGAGAGACGGGTGCCGCTTGGCAAAACATGCTGACCGATACCACCCTGAAAGGGACCGCCAAGAGCCTTGCCGCCGAGGAACTGCTGCGCGATTTCCCCGTCGGTATCCATATACGCCATATGCACAGGCAAAGGGAGAGCTAGGATGGCTAACGAAGAACGCGTACGGAACCTGGCCTACAAGATCTGGGAATCGGAAGGGCGCCCCGAGGGACAGCAGCAGCGTCACTGGGACATGGCGCTGAGGATCGTCACCGCCGAGGAGGAAGAAGGCATCGATGCGGAACTCGAAGAAGTCGGTGAGCCGGTGGACGAGCCGCCCATCCTCGAGGACGACCTGCCGCTGGAGGACGACGAGATCGGCATCCAGGAGAATCGCCTACCGCTGGATTCCCCCGATGGCGAGCCCGATTTCGATGAGCTGCCCTATCGCGACGACCGCGACGTGGCACGCGACGAACCGGTGCAGGATCGCGCCAGCCCCGGGCCGGCCCCGGACGAACCCGAGCCCACCGCGGCCTCGACCCGCCCGCTGCCTGCGGAACAGGCCACCGCCACCGGCGCCCAGGACCAGGACGTCGCCAACCGCGGCGGACCGGATGCACCGGCCACTTCCCCCGACCCGGGGCCAGGGCCGATGGAGCCGCTGCCGCCGGAGTCCGCCACCGCCAAGCGTACCCGCAAGCCACGCCGAAGCGACGACGGGTTGACCCAGCCTGACGCGACCGATACTTCCCAAGTGCCGGGCAAGACGGCCAGCAGCGCCAAGGCAGCCTCATCCTCCTCTAAGGCCAAGGCAGGCAAATCGTCGGGCCGCTCCAGCCGCACGAAGCCCAAGGGATGAGACCGGGGCCTAAAGCTAGGCCATAAGTACCGGGGCATAAGTACCGGGGCAAGATGCGCCCCTCTGTTTCATGGATGAAAACCGATGAACACCAGGCAAGCGCCGCAACAGAACGACACCGCCGTGGCGGTCGATGAACTTCCCGGCGTGATCCGGCACTCGCGCGTACGCGAGGGCTCGCCGTTCCCGCTGGGAGCGACCTGGGATGGTCTGGGCGTGAACTTTGCCCTGTTCACGGCCCACGCCACCAAGGTCGAGCTGTGCCTGTTCGACGAGAGCGGCACGCGGGAAGTGGAACGCATCGAACTGCCCGAATATACCGACGAGGTGTGGCACGGCTACTTGCCCGATGCACGCCCGGGCCAGCTCTACGGTTACCGGATACACGGCCCTTACGACCCCGAAGCTGGGCACCGCTTCAACCCGCACAAGCTACTGCTCGACCCCTACGCCAAACAGCTGGTGGGCGAGCTGACCTGGGACGAGGCGCTGTTCGGCTACACCATCGGCCACGCCGATGGCGACCTCAGCTTCGATACCCGCGACAGCGCCCCTTTCATGCCGCGCTGCCGGGTGATCGATCCCGCCTTTACCTGGGGGCGTTCCCGCGGCATTCAGCAACCCTGGGAGCGTACCGTGATCTACGAAACCCATGTGCGTGGCTACACCATGCGCCATCCGGCGGTGCCCGAGGCACTGCGCGGCACCTTCTCGGGGCTGATGGTCAACGAAGTGGTCGACTATATCCGCTCGCTCGGCGTGTCGTCGGTGGAGCTGCTGCCGATCCACGCTTTCGTCGACGACCAGCACCTGCTCGAACGCGGCCTGCGCAACTACTGGGGTTACAACACCCTGGGCTTCTTCGCTCCCCATTCGCGCTATCTCTCGGGCGACAACATCAACGAGTTCAAGCAGATGGTGGCCTGTTACCATGCCGCCGATCTCGAGGTTATCCTCGATGTGGTCTACAACCATACCGCCGAAGGCAACGAACTCGGCCCGACCCTCTCGCACAAGGGTATCGACAACGTCTCCTACTACCGGCTGCTGCCCGACGAGCCGCGCTACTACATCGACGACACCGGTACCGGCAATACGCTCAACCTGAGCCACCCGCGGGTGCTGCAGATGGTGACCGACTCGCTGCGCTACTGGGCCACCGAGATGCGTGTCGATGGTTTCCGCTTCGACCTGGCGACCATCCTCGGCCGCGAGCCCCACGGCTTCGACGAGGGTGGCGGCTTTCTCGACTCGTGCCGCCAGGATCCGGTGCTGAGCCAGGTCAAGCTGATCGCCGAGCCCTGGGACTGCGGCCCCGGCGGCTATCAGGTCGGCGGCTTTCCGCCCGGCTGGGCGGAGTGGAACGACCGCTTCCGCGACACCAGCCGTGCCTTCTGGCGCGGCGACGAAGGCCAATTGGCGGAGTTCGCCTCACGCCTGATGGGCTCGGCAGACCTGTTCGATCGCCGCGGCCGCCGCCCCTTCGCCTCGGTCAATTTCGTCACCGCCCACGACGGTTTCACCCTGCACGACCTGGTGGCCTATGACGACAAGCACAATGAGGCCAACGGCGAAGACAACCGCGACGGTCACGACCATAACCTATCGTGGAACCACGGCGAGGAAGGGTCCACCGAGGATCCCGCCATCCGCTCGCTGCGCTTGCGCCAGATCCGCAATTTCCTGGCCACGCTGCTGCTCTCCCAGGGCACGCCGATGCTGCTGGCCGGCGACGAACTGCTACGCACCCAGCGCGGCAACAACAACGCCTACTGCCAGGACAACGAAATCAGCTGGCTCGACTGGAATCTCGAGGGCGACGCCCACGACACGATCGAGTACCTGCGCCGGCTGATCCAACTGCGCCTGCGTTATCCCATCCTGCGCCGCGGCCGCTTTCTCTCCGGCGAGTACAACGAGGAGATGGGACTCAGGGAAGTGACCTGGCTCGCTCCCGACGGCAGCGAGATGGACGTGGCACGCTGGGAGGATCCCCAAGCGCGCAGCCTCGGTCTATTGCTGGACGGTCGCGCGCGACCCTCGGGCATTCGTCGCGCCGGCGACGACCGCTCGCTGCTGATCCTGTTCAACGCCGATCCCGAACCCATCGCCTTTCGCCTGCCCGAAGTGCCGCGGGGCATCGGCTGGGTGTGCCGGCTCGATACCAGCCGCAGTTCGGCGCCGGAGAACACCTTGAGAGACTTTGGCGAGGATCATGCCATGGTCGGACGCTCGCTGGCGCTGTTCGAACTGGAGCAGGCGCCATGAATGCCGGCCTTCACGCTTTACGGAAACAGGCTATGACGGAACTGAAGGACAGAGAGCGACAAGCAGCCCCTACCACGGCCGACCTGCCCCCAGCCGACACAGAGGCCCTGGCCCGCGGTCGTCACCCCGATCCCTTCGCCGTACTCGGCCTGCACGCCCAGGGCGATGGTTATGTCTTGCGGGTCTACGCGCCCGGCGCACAGGCCGTGGAAGTGCTCGAGCGCGACAGCGGTCGTTGGCGAGGTGAGCTGACCGAGCGCTCCATCCCGGGCCTGTTCGTCATCGCACTGGACGAGGCCTTCCCCTATCGACTGCGCCTCCATTGGCCCGACGGCGTGCACGAGACCGAGGATCCCTACGCCTTTGGCCTGCTGCTTGGCGACATCGACCTGCACCTGATCGGCGAAGGCACCCATCGCGATCTCGGCCGCTGCCTGGGAGCCCAACGCTTGGAGATCGACGGCGTGGCGGGCGTGCGCTTCGCCGTGTGGGCGCCCAACGCCCGGCGGGTCTCGGTGATCGGCGCCTTCAACGGCTGGGACGGTCGCCGCCACCCCATGCGCCTGCGCCACCAGGCCGGCGTATGGGAGCTGTTCGTGCCGTGCCTACAGCCGGGCGAGCGCTACAAGTACGAGCTGGTGGATGCCAACGAGCAAGTGGTTCACAAGGCCGACCCAGTAGCGCTGGCCAGCGAAATGCCGCCCGGAACCGCCTCGAAGGTGGCCGATATCGAAGGCTTCGCATGGCACGACGAGGCCTGGCTCGCCCGGCGCGCCGACACGCTCGCTCCCGATCGCCCGATCTCGATCTACGAAGTGCATGCCGCCTCGTGGCGCAAGCACGGCGGCAACGAGGGCGAGCTCTACAGCTGGCAGGAACTGGCCGAGCAGCTGATTCCCTACGTGCTGGAGATGGGCTTCACCCACGTCGAGCTACTGCCGATCATGGAACACCCCTTCGGCGGCTCCTGGGGCTATCAGCCGCTGGGCCTGTTCGCCCCCACCGCGCGCCACGGCTCGCCGGCCGACTTCGCCTGTTTCGTCGACGCCTGCCATCAGGCGGGGCTCGGCGTGATCCTCGACTGGGTGCCGGCGCACTTCCCCACCGATGCCCACGGCCTGGCGCGCTTCGACGGTACCGCGCTGTACGAGTACGCGCATCCCTTCGAGGGCTTCCATCAGGACTGGAACACCTACATCTACAATTTCGGGCGCCGCGAGGTGCACGGTTTCCTGCTCTCGTCGGCGCTGCACTGGCTCAAGCACTTCCACGTCGATGCGCTGAGGGTCGATGCCGTGGCCTCTATGATCTATCGCAACTACTCGCGGCGCGACGGCGAATGGATTCCCAATCGTCATGGCGGCCACGAGAATCTCGAGGCGCTGGATTTCCTGCGCCATCTCAACCGGGTCGTCGCCGAGGAGGTACCCGGCACGGCGGTCATCGCCGAGGAATCGACCGCCTGGCCGGGCGTAACGCAGCCTGTCTCCGAGGGCGGGCTCGGCTTCGCCTACAAGTGGAACCTGGGCTGGATGCACGACACCCTGAGCTACATCGTCGAGGATCCGATCCACCGCAGTTACCATCATCACAACATGACCTTTCCCCAGGTCTATGCCTACTCGGAGCGCTTCGTGCTGCCGATCTCACATGACGAGGTGGTCCACGGCAAGCGCGCACTGCTCGACAAGATGCCCGGCGACGAGTGGCAGAAGTTCGCCAACCTGCGCGCATACCTCGCCACGCAGTGGACCCAGCCGGGCAAGAAACTGCTGTTCATGGGCTGCGAGTTCGGCCAGTGGCGGGAGTGGGATCACGATCGCGAACTCGACTGGGAACTGCTCGACGAGCCCCGCCACGCCGGCGTGCGCCTGCTGGTGGGCGATCTCAACCGGATCTATCGCGAGCTGCCCGCCCTGCATCAGGGCGACTGCGATCCCAGCGGTTTCGTCTGGGTCATCGGCAACGACCATACGAATAGCGTCTTTGCCTGGCTACGCTGCGATACCGCCGGCGAGCCGCTGCTGGTGATTGCCAACATGACGCCGGTGCCGCGTGAGAACTACCGGGTCGGCATACCGCAGAGCGGCGAGTGGGAGGAGATCTTCAACAGCGACGCCGAATGCTACGGCGGCTCGAACATGGGCAACCTTGGCCGGCTCGAGGCCGTCGACGAACCGCGACACGGCCAGCCGGCGAGCCTGGCGCTTACGCTGCCGCCGCTGGCGGTGATTTTGCTGCGACCTCGCTGAGTGCTGTCTTTTCCGGACGCGAGACAAGGAGAATGTCATGCTGGCCATGCTGCAACCGGTCCGTTCGATCCTCTGGAGCGTCGCCCTGCTGCTGCTCGGCAACGGCCTCATCAACACCCTGCTGACCTTGCGCGGGACCGACGAAGGCTTCTCGTCTACCGTGGTAGGCGTGATCATGTCGGCTTACTTCGTCGGCTTCACCTGCGGCACTTGGGTCAGCAGCCGGCTGATTCGCCGTGCCGGGCACATCCGCGCCTTCGCCTTCTGCGCCGCACTATGCGCTTCAGGAGCATTGCTGCATATCATCTTCGTCGACCCCTGGGTGTGGATCGTGCTGCGCTTCTTCTACGGCCTGGCCTTCGTGACCCTGATGACGGTGATCGAGAGCTGGCTCAACGGGCAGGCGGCGAGCCACGAGCGCGGCCGGGTCTTCGCCACTTACATGCTGGTCAACCTAGGGGCGATCGCCGCCGCCCAGCAGATCCTGCGCCTGGACACGCCCGGCGGGTTCCTGCTCTTCGCCGTCACGGCCATCCTGATCAGTTGGGCGCTGCTGCCGATCACCATGACCCGGCGCCAGCAGCCTACGGTGCCGGAGAACGCCAAGAGCAGTCTCAAGGCTCTGCTTGGGTTTGCCCCCCTGTGCGTCGCCGCCTCGGTGCTGTCGGGGCTGGCCATGGGCGCCTTTTGGGGCATGGCTCCCCTGTATGCGCGCCAGTTGGGCTGGAGCGCCGCCGACGTGGGCATGCTGATGAGCGTGACGATCCTGGGCGGGGCGCTGCTGCAGCTGCCCATCGGCCGCTTCTCCGACAAGCACGACCGCTCGCAGGTGATGACCTGGGTGGTGATCGTCGCCGCGGCGCTCGCCGTGCTGATGCCCTTGGCGCCCAATCAGGCGACGCTGATGGGGCTGTTCTTCCTGTGGGGCGGTTTCTCCTTCGCCATCTACCCACTGGCGGTGGCGCAGTTGATCGACCAGTTGCATCCCGAGGAGGTGGTCTCGGCCTCGGCGGACATGCTGGTGACCCAAGGGGCGGGCAGCGCCCTGGCCCCGATTCTCGCCGGCATTCTGATGGGCGCTCTGGGTCCCCAGGCGCTGCCTCTCTATATCGCCGCGGTGCTGGCCCTGCTCGGCGCCTATGCGCTGTATCGCCGCCGCCACGTGTCCGACCTGTTGCATGGTCATGCTCACTTCGAGCCAATGACCCAGACCAGCCCGCTGTCGCTGGAGATGATCTTCGACGACAGCCAGCCCGACCTGTTCGACGATCCCAGCTTCTACGAGGAGAACGAGCGCTACCGGTTGGTCGAGGCGTATCGACAGCGCGAATGATGTTCAGCTCAGGCGGTCGGAGAGCCCTCAGCCCAGGCGATCGGCAAGCGCCTCCAGATCGGTCACGGTCAGGTCCGGCTCGATGCCCCAGGGGTCGAAGGGGGCGTCGAGGCTGCGCCGCACCCAGGCGGCGTGCAGCCCGGCATGGCGGGCGCCAATCACGTCGAAGGGGTTGCTCGAGATCAGCCAGGTATCGCCGGGAGCCACCTCGAGACGGTTGCGTAGATGCGCGTAGACGGCGGGGTCGGGCTTGAAGCGCTTGACCTCGTCGACGCTGATCACCGCTTCGAAGCGCTCGAGGATGCCGGCCTGCTCCAGCAGGCCGCTGACTGCATCGAGAGTGCCGTTGGAGAACGCCACGCAGCGCATGCCGGTGGCGGCCAGGCGCTCCAAGGCATCTGCCGTCTCGGGAAAGGCCGGCAGGCGGCCATAGGCCGTCATCAGGTGGTCCTTGTCGACGTCCGACAGCTGCGTCTGCAAGGCACGATCGGTGAAATCCAGCGCCTCGCGAGTGCACTGACCGAACGGCACGTAGGCCCCCATCAGGCCACGACGAAAGCTGTACTCCAACTGCTTGTCGCGCCAGCGCCGTGAGAACTCGGCGGCCAGCTCACCCTTCCCGGCCCTGCCGAGCCGCTCTTCCAACTCGGTGACCACGCCATGGGTATCGATCAGGGTGCCGTAGACATCGAAGGCCAGAACCGTTGCCATCTGCGCTACTCCTCGTTTCGCTTCGCCAGTCCTCAGCATGGGGGCAGATACCGCCATGCTCAAGGCGTAGCGCTTGGGGCGCGATGGCGCATTATCCGGCCAGCCGAGACAGGGCAAAGTTGGCAATGGCGGTGTCCTGCACCCCGGTACCGGTCAGGTCGCAGAGCGTGATGGCGGCATCCGACAGCCGCAGGTTCTCGCCCCGCTCGATCACCCGCCCCAGCTCATGCACCTTGAACGGCGGCTCACGCTTCTCATTGGCGAAAACCTTGAGTTCGCCGTTGTGCTCGCTCTGGGCGCGGGTATCGCAGACGAAGACGTCGGCA
It encodes:
- the treY gene encoding malto-oligosyltrehalose synthase, translated to MSEIRATVRLQFHRGFTLDDAAEWVSYYARLGISHVYASPLQMSRAGSPHGYDGIDPTRIDPELGGEAALERLVECLREHDMGLILDIVPNHVAVGGSQNSWWQDVLAWGQASPCAGFFDIDWHSPDPLLTGKLLLPFLGTPYADALHGGDLVLRHEPEAMDFHIAYHEHRFPIDPRRYGDILRLAEHEALWDLAPRFDALQQRDDAYTAVAECRHELRQALANPTAGQALQRALVLFDGSTRGGAIRLHDLLEQQAYRLAWWRTGADEINWRRFFDITELGGLRIERPEVFEAVHALPLRLVEQGWVDGLRVDHVDGLADPRGYCRRLRARLGECQKRRPPQAVRHVAIFVEKILAADETLHRDWGVDGTTGYELMNAISALQHDPAGAEPLGDLWRVVSGREEDFLAEVRLARREVLASLLASEFEACAHALHAVARHSLATRDVTLAAVRRALTALVVHFPVYRTYADDGGRPELDAPFFDQAMAGARGELSPPDAEVLEWLERWLGGEAPADAEGAEERWLRQRAIVRFQQLTSPVAAKAVEDTAGYRSAALISRNDVGFDGEHFSHSTRWFHEANAWRARHFPHGLVATATHDHKRGEDVRARLAALSENADGFAPRVERWRNLAAPLRHSLPTGPAPAPGDELILYQVLLGAWPPTLRSDDTKAMRRFAERLAQWQQKALREAKLRTHWLWPDEAYEHACRTYLEGLLTSPELCRGLEEAARELDLPGALNGLVQTTLRLTVPGIPDLYQGCEFWDYSLVDPDNRRPVDHGARQAALTETPIPWRH
- the malQ gene encoding 4-alpha-glucanotransferase translates to MSEEGLEQLAIAAGLIVEWEDSEGRRHRLSDAAQRDLLGRLGHPADSAVEIAASLERLRPPASPQEWPPLITAEQGASTPLPSPLSRGTRYRLVLESGEHREGTLGDDHGVLPAVDEPGYHRLQIAAAELTLAVAPPRCFTLADACAGESPRLWGLAAQLYALRRPGDGGLGDTLALEQLACHAAESGAAALAVSPVHAMFSADVNHYSPYSPSSRLHYHALHAAPEALFSEAAVAAAIERSGLGETRAQLEAQELIDWPRAARTKLTWLRALHDDVMQREDAEARRARQALATFRERGGAMLEAHCRFEALQQVRGERDWRQWPAALRDPASPGVTRFAEEHTHEVGFHAFLQWLASEGLARAQATAREAGMPIGLIADLAVGADAAGSQAWSRQTEMLEGLSIGAPPDAFNVHGQDWGLAPFSPQGLVRGGFAGFIDMLRAGFAHAGGLRIDHVLGLMRLWLVPHGASPDEGGYVRYPLDALLRLVALESWRHRAVVIGEDLGTVAPGFRERLARHGILGMRVLWFERDDDGGFLAPGQWSRHAVATSSTHDLPTLAGWWAGCDIEWRDRLGLLGENQDVDSEHAERRIERTRLARALRLVDDHVPEAPLDAAALPASKVLDACARRLGLTPAPLTLLPLEDALGLEEQANLPGTLDEHPNWRRRLPDDAERLLTSPETLCRLKALAEARREAAHGDARGGFDE
- the glgX gene encoding glycogen debranching protein GlgX, which produces MNTRQAPQQNDTAVAVDELPGVIRHSRVREGSPFPLGATWDGLGVNFALFTAHATKVELCLFDESGTREVERIELPEYTDEVWHGYLPDARPGQLYGYRIHGPYDPEAGHRFNPHKLLLDPYAKQLVGELTWDEALFGYTIGHADGDLSFDTRDSAPFMPRCRVIDPAFTWGRSRGIQQPWERTVIYETHVRGYTMRHPAVPEALRGTFSGLMVNEVVDYIRSLGVSSVELLPIHAFVDDQHLLERGLRNYWGYNTLGFFAPHSRYLSGDNINEFKQMVACYHAADLEVILDVVYNHTAEGNELGPTLSHKGIDNVSYYRLLPDEPRYYIDDTGTGNTLNLSHPRVLQMVTDSLRYWATEMRVDGFRFDLATILGREPHGFDEGGGFLDSCRQDPVLSQVKLIAEPWDCGPGGYQVGGFPPGWAEWNDRFRDTSRAFWRGDEGQLAEFASRLMGSADLFDRRGRRPFASVNFVTAHDGFTLHDLVAYDDKHNEANGEDNRDGHDHNLSWNHGEEGSTEDPAIRSLRLRQIRNFLATLLLSQGTPMLLAGDELLRTQRGNNNAYCQDNEISWLDWNLEGDAHDTIEYLRRLIQLRLRYPILRRGRFLSGEYNEEMGLREVTWLAPDGSEMDVARWEDPQARSLGLLLDGRARPSGIRRAGDDRSLLILFNADPEPIAFRLPEVPRGIGWVCRLDTSRSSAPENTLRDFGEDHAMVGRSLALFELEQAP
- a CDS encoding DUF2934 domain-containing protein, producing the protein MANEERVRNLAYKIWESEGRPEGQQQRHWDMALRIVTAEEEEGIDAELEEVGEPVDEPPILEDDLPLEDDEIGIQENRLPLDSPDGEPDFDELPYRDDRDVARDEPVQDRASPGPAPDEPEPTAASTRPLPAEQATATGAQDQDVANRGGPDAPATSPDPGPGPMEPLPPESATAKRTRKPRRSDDGLTQPDATDTSQVPGKTASSAKAASSSSKAKAGKSSGRSSRTKPKG